A region from the Mercenaria mercenaria strain notata chromosome 7, MADL_Memer_1, whole genome shotgun sequence genome encodes:
- the LOC123555313 gene encoding uncharacterized protein LOC123555313: MTLKLMKACFSCLGFLVLATIILKDETVCNLGTTLTSTPKQISSATKPATLYLKGKSMLVFGKNFRAYIFSALKHSAQTFTAFSGRKGQHIQNMSEHIVIMGWILKGNILFSELQLFCCFYHVDGSISTVKADIRVTHFESNLSIFNALQCVCKVHSAVSPVIKVSIKESDSACPNTVTHYVHVDAIQQRQIDGIALCAKVLYDKLNASILIEWFEAQRWLGVDKIFCYINKDLNNDAKNVIKYYEETGLTKAASFEVPEIDTFPRHLADKDRISWTDAGVPLLDCQERMHEYKYAICLDHDEILIPENITLKDSLKRYLVITIEPIRFLLNGVKYPGFVSRK, encoded by the exons ATGAAACAGTGTGCAATTTGGGCACCACACTGACTTCTACACCAAAACAAATTAGCAGTGCCACTAAGCCGGCAACACTTTACTTGAAAGGAAAATCGATGCTTGTGTTTGGTAAAAACTTCAGAGCATACATATTTTCTGCATTAAAGCATTCCGCTCAAACGTTTACAGCATTTTCAGGAAGAAAGGGACAACATATCCAAAATATGTCAGAACATATTGTAATAATGGGATGGATCTTGAAAGGAAACATATTGTTTAGTGAATTGCAATTATTTTGCTGCTTTTATCATGTCGATGGTAGTATTTCGACAGTAAAAGCTGACATACGTGTGACACATTTTGAAAGCAATCTAAGTATTTTCAATGCTTTACAGTGCGTGTGCAAAGTACATTCTGCTGTAAGCCCTGTAATAAAGGTTTCAATTAAAGAAAGTGACAGCGCATGCCCAAATACTGTTACTCATTATGTGCATGTAGATGCCATCCAGCAACGCCAAATCGACGGAATTGCATTGTGTGCTAAGGTCCTTTATGATAAATTAAACGCAAGCATTTTAATAGAATGGTTTGAGGCACAACGGTGGCTAGGAGTTGATAAGATATTctgttacataaataaagatttaaataatgatgCAAAGAATGTTATCAAGTACTACGAAGAAACAGGACTTACAAAGGCTGCTTCATTTGAAGTACCAGAAATTG ACACCTTTCCCCGGCATCTCGCTGACAAAGACAGAATATCATGGACGGACGCGGGCGTACCACTGCTTGACTGTCAGGAGCGAATGCATGAGTACAAATATGCAATCTGCCTAGATCATGATGAAATTCttattccagaaaatataacacttaaGGACTCGCTTAAAAGATATTTGGTAAtaacaattgagcc AATACGTTTTCTTCTAAACGGAGTAAAATATCCAGGATTCGTTTCGAGAAAATAA